In a single window of the Hippocampus zosterae strain Florida chromosome 6, ASM2543408v3, whole genome shotgun sequence genome:
- the LOC127602557 gene encoding cell surface glycoprotein 1-like yields the protein MIIKTPSDGILTEPSGDQEGSERSTSSLQQTPSVPILMKPFEDQERSGRSTSSLQQTPSDLTEPSGEQEWSERSTSSLQQTPSDLTEPSGEQEWSERSTSSLQQTPSDLTEPSGDHEWSEISTSFLQQTPSDLTEPSGDHEWSERSTSFLQQTPSDLTEPSGDHEWNDRYTSSLQQTPSVPILMKPFEDQERSGRSTSSLQQTPSDLTEPSGDHEWNER from the exons acaccaagtgacgggatcttgactgaaccttctggagaccaagaagggagtgagagatccacttcatccttacaacag acaccaagtgttccgatcctgatgaaaccttttgaagatcaagaaaggagtggaagatccacttcttccttacaacag acaccaagtgacctgactgaaccctctggagaacaagaatggagtgagagatccacttcatccttacaacag acaccaagtgacctgactgaaccctctggagaacaagaatggagtgagagatccacttcatccttacaacag acaccaagtgacctgactgaaccctctggagaccatgaatggagtgagatatccacttcattcttacaacag acaccaagtgacctgactgaaccctctggagaccatgaatggagtgagagatccacttcattcttacaacag acaccaagtgacctgactgaaccctctggagaccatgaatggaatgatagatacacttcatccttacaacag acaccaagtgttccgatcctgatgaaaccttttgaagatcaagaaaggagtggaagatccacttcttccttacaacag acaccaagtgacctgactgaaccctctggagaccatgaatggaatgagagataa